A section of the Cryobacterium soli genome encodes:
- a CDS encoding glycosyltransferase family 2 protein, whose amino-acid sequence MNERNRYAKPAPVDPVLAAYANEFNEMVEGLPTFRPTIGCIVPAYNEADSIGGVLDSLLAQTRLPDVIHVVVNNTTDDTVKIASQYAGPHEVVTDGVMQFTEVFVHDIGENPDKKVGALNYGYSLIEGCDFLLGVDGDTTAATNAVEQLEAEIASDTRVGGISAIYSIDDTVIKGVVPSFLIAGQRAQFAAFNMQNMLRGRNMAVLGGQFSIFSTKALREVMVDSHQATPWVKDSEVEDSLLSLQIKSAGYLTKISAQARANVGGMTTLRGLDAQQVKWNFGAIELMWPGQRGDTKGQPFHPNLRLRWIENFSMVVNVLTRVMFFILLFASLSIGAFVFSPIWLIPPTVALLLNLRTAMSMKNRNGKDIFFAIAFFPAEIYMWVRIGHFVRAWTKFASNKQVDNWAEQAKAERGSGNAHLVPLLVGVAAAAAMVFIWLQLPVVIQSTILWIGWPILGVTTVLQTLTMFFTLIKRHRGYRV is encoded by the coding sequence GTGAACGAGAGAAACCGCTACGCCAAGCCCGCGCCCGTCGACCCGGTGCTCGCTGCCTACGCCAATGAATTCAATGAAATGGTCGAGGGCCTCCCCACCTTCCGCCCCACTATCGGATGCATCGTGCCGGCGTACAACGAAGCCGACTCGATCGGCGGGGTGCTCGACTCCCTGCTCGCCCAGACGCGCCTTCCCGACGTGATCCACGTGGTGGTCAACAACACCACCGACGACACCGTGAAGATCGCCAGCCAGTACGCCGGCCCGCACGAGGTCGTCACGGACGGCGTCATGCAGTTCACCGAGGTGTTCGTGCACGACATCGGCGAGAACCCCGACAAGAAGGTCGGCGCGCTCAACTACGGCTACTCACTCATCGAGGGCTGTGACTTCCTGCTCGGCGTCGACGGCGACACGACCGCGGCGACGAACGCCGTGGAGCAGCTCGAGGCCGAGATCGCCTCGGACACCCGCGTCGGCGGCATCTCGGCGATTTACAGCATCGACGACACCGTCATCAAGGGCGTCGTGCCGAGCTTCCTCATCGCCGGCCAGCGTGCCCAGTTCGCCGCCTTCAACATGCAGAACATGCTGCGCGGCCGCAACATGGCCGTGCTCGGCGGCCAGTTCTCGATCTTCTCCACCAAGGCGCTGCGCGAGGTGATGGTGGACAGCCATCAGGCCACCCCGTGGGTGAAGGACAGCGAGGTGGAGGACTCGCTGCTCTCCCTGCAGATCAAGAGCGCCGGCTACCTCACCAAGATCAGCGCCCAGGCGCGCGCCAACGTGGGCGGCATGACCACCCTGCGCGGCCTGGATGCCCAGCAGGTCAAGTGGAACTTCGGCGCCATCGAACTCATGTGGCCGGGTCAGCGCGGCGACACGAAGGGCCAGCCGTTCCACCCCAACCTGCGGCTGCGCTGGATCGAGAACTTCTCGATGGTGGTCAACGTGCTCACCCGGGTGATGTTCTTCATCCTGCTGTTCGCCTCCCTGTCGATCGGCGCGTTCGTGTTCAGCCCCATCTGGTTGATCCCTCCCACCGTGGCGCTGCTGCTCAACCTGCGCACGGCCATGTCGATGAAGAATCGCAACGGCAAGGACATCTTCTTCGCCATCGCCTTCTTCCCCGCCGAGATCTACATGTGGGTGCGGATCGGCCACTTCGTGCGGGCCTGGACCAAGTTCGCCAGCAACAAGCAGGTTGACAACTGGGCGGAGCAGGCCAAGGCCGAGCGCGGCTCAGGCAACGCCCACCTCGTGCCGCTGCTGGTCGGCGTGGCCGCCGCCGCCGCGATGGTGTTCATCTGGTTGCAGCTGCCCGTCGTCATCCAGTCGACCATCCTCTGGATCGGCTGGCCGATCCTCGGAGTCACCACTGTGCTGCAGACTCTTACTATGTTCTTCACCCTGATCAAGCGCCACCGCGGCTACCGGGTGTGA
- a CDS encoding GGDEF domain-containing protein: MELDAPTLQMISGLMVVLCGASFIFNTALNRNDPPGRLWSLAFVTGIMVAVGYGVYAISDTAWWAIALANTALVISIGSLWSGSRVYNGRSSAFLVVGGLALIVGVVTIIPGEDGGEWAGAGLLWLVISSLGALGGAEAMRRRLRRNVNGRILAIVLFLACLFYLGRAVTFLLDGPGSITFTTYFGTGTTSIFNMALIVTASIAVSILRAERVGSNAVGDIAVGIHSAAGVLSGPSFRQAAADHLQRAEMSERGLAVIGADIDNLPEINTAFGRTAGDEAISRFADTLRGSAPMMAQIGHLAAGRFFILAGVSSATEARAITERVQNALVDGPLGESYQIRLTASFGIADTFDHGYDLGALSDAVNQAIDIVKHRGGNDIAVAVDAAPIPRGDL; this comes from the coding sequence ATGGAACTAGACGCACCGACACTGCAGATGATCAGCGGGCTGATGGTGGTGCTCTGCGGGGCATCCTTCATTTTCAACACCGCGCTCAACCGCAACGACCCGCCCGGGCGACTGTGGAGCCTCGCTTTCGTGACGGGCATCATGGTGGCCGTCGGCTACGGCGTCTATGCCATCAGCGACACCGCCTGGTGGGCCATCGCCCTGGCCAACACCGCACTGGTGATCTCCATCGGCTCGCTCTGGTCGGGCAGCCGGGTCTACAACGGCCGGTCCTCGGCCTTCCTCGTTGTCGGCGGACTGGCCCTCATCGTCGGTGTCGTCACGATCATCCCCGGTGAGGACGGCGGCGAATGGGCCGGCGCAGGGCTGCTCTGGCTGGTCATCTCCTCGCTCGGCGCCCTCGGCGGTGCAGAGGCGATGCGGCGCCGGCTGCGCCGCAACGTGAACGGACGCATCCTCGCGATCGTCCTGTTCCTCGCCTGCCTCTTCTACCTCGGCCGCGCGGTCACCTTCCTCCTGGACGGCCCGGGGAGCATCACCTTCACCACCTACTTCGGTACGGGCACCACCTCGATCTTCAACATGGCGCTCATCGTCACGGCGAGCATCGCGGTGTCGATCCTGCGAGCCGAGCGGGTGGGCAGCAACGCCGTCGGTGACATCGCCGTGGGCATCCACTCGGCCGCCGGCGTGCTCTCCGGGCCGTCGTTCCGTCAGGCCGCAGCCGACCACCTGCAGCGGGCCGAGATGTCCGAGCGTGGGCTTGCCGTGATCGGCGCGGACATCGACAACCTGCCCGAGATCAACACCGCGTTCGGCCGCACCGCGGGGGATGAGGCCATCTCCCGGTTCGCCGACACGCTCCGCGGCAGCGCCCCGATGATGGCCCAGATCGGCCACCTGGCCGCCGGCCGGTTCTTCATCCTGGCCGGGGTGTCCTCCGCCACCGAGGCCCGGGCGATCACCGAACGGGTGCAGAACGCCCTGGTCGACGGCCCGCTGGGCGAGTCGTACCAGATCCGGCTCACGGCGAGTTTCGGCATCGCCGACACCTTCGACCACGGCTACGACCTCGGTGCGCTCAGCGACGCGGTCAACCAGGCGATCGACATCGTCAAGCACCGCGGCGGCAACGACATCGCCGTGGCCGTGGATGCGGCCCCGATTCCCCGCGGCGACCTCTGA
- a CDS encoding sensor histidine kinase translates to MVEQILRMPRVGVRERVERSVFLSQLLLAAATLLLVVVTVVNNAAMFAAPLYFLGVMIIFAATGLAAAVPWRLFPKSWIVILPLLDIVGLTLAREAQPQLGVSFLLVFPVIWMSTHFGLAGATGSVLFSAVLLWAGLPLKFFTDPLNATGYTAGQAPLLAVVTIMLAFVASVTYTSNRRAQAQRVLLTQQAGLFEAALQRSRRQEQTLDEIFNTVDFGVVGYNKDTTVNFINRAQRSLLARFGVSDGVGLDAIVFKEDGVTLFEGPDRPTQRAMRGETVDRVTVWVGSPDQQQAAVLVSARPIRDTAGRFDGGVLVTRDVTAEVRAVQARDDLVASVSHELRTPLTSILGYLELALDDERVDPDTRRMLEIASKNADRLLEIVSGLLTAASASKEGLALNVAACDLTAIITDAAESAEPLASQRGIRFELVDLPEIIVIADAFRLRQVVDNVFSNAIKYNVESGKVTVSAHEVDCGIEVRVADTGRGMSEDEQGNLFDRFYRADSVRGSSVHGTGLGLSISREIMREHGGDLRLESVKGKGTTAIATLPVNRG, encoded by the coding sequence ATGGTCGAGCAGATATTGAGGATGCCGCGCGTCGGCGTGCGGGAGCGCGTGGAACGCAGCGTCTTCCTCTCCCAGCTGCTCTTGGCCGCGGCCACCCTGCTGCTGGTGGTCGTCACCGTCGTCAACAATGCGGCCATGTTCGCGGCCCCGCTGTACTTCCTCGGCGTGATGATCATCTTCGCCGCCACCGGCCTTGCCGCGGCGGTGCCGTGGCGCCTGTTCCCCAAGTCGTGGATCGTGATCCTCCCGCTGCTGGACATCGTCGGGCTCACCCTGGCCCGGGAAGCCCAGCCGCAACTGGGTGTCAGTTTCCTGCTCGTCTTCCCGGTCATCTGGATGTCCACCCACTTCGGCCTGGCAGGGGCGACCGGCAGTGTGCTGTTCTCCGCCGTGCTGCTCTGGGCCGGTTTGCCGTTGAAATTCTTCACCGATCCGCTGAACGCCACGGGCTACACGGCCGGCCAGGCGCCGCTGCTGGCGGTGGTGACGATCATGCTCGCGTTCGTCGCCTCGGTCACCTACACCTCCAACCGACGCGCCCAGGCGCAGCGGGTGCTGCTCACCCAGCAAGCGGGCCTGTTCGAGGCGGCGCTGCAGCGCTCCCGCCGCCAGGAGCAGACCCTCGACGAGATCTTCAACACCGTCGACTTCGGTGTCGTCGGGTACAACAAAGACACCACGGTGAACTTCATCAACCGGGCCCAACGATCGCTGCTCGCCCGGTTCGGGGTGAGCGACGGGGTCGGCCTGGACGCCATAGTTTTCAAGGAAGACGGGGTCACCCTCTTCGAGGGCCCGGACCGGCCCACCCAGCGGGCCATGCGCGGCGAAACCGTCGACCGGGTGACGGTGTGGGTCGGTTCGCCCGACCAGCAGCAGGCCGCCGTGCTCGTGTCGGCCCGGCCCATCCGCGACACCGCCGGCCGGTTCGACGGTGGGGTGCTGGTGACCCGCGACGTCACGGCCGAGGTGCGCGCGGTGCAGGCCAGGGACGACCTCGTCGCCTCCGTCTCCCACGAGCTGCGCACCCCGCTGACCTCGATTCTGGGCTACCTCGAGTTGGCGCTCGACGACGAGCGGGTCGACCCCGACACCCGGCGGATGCTGGAAATCGCGTCGAAGAACGCCGACCGGCTGCTCGAGATCGTCTCCGGGCTGCTCACCGCGGCCAGCGCCTCCAAGGAAGGCCTGGCGCTGAACGTGGCGGCGTGCGATCTGACCGCCATCATCACGGATGCCGCCGAATCGGCCGAGCCGTTGGCCTCGCAACGCGGCATTCGATTCGAACTCGTCGACCTGCCCGAGATCATTGTGATCGCCGACGCCTTCCGGCTGCGCCAGGTCGTGGACAACGTCTTCTCGAACGCGATCAAGTACAACGTGGAGTCCGGCAAGGTCACTGTGTCGGCGCACGAAGTGGACTGCGGCATCGAGGTACGCGTCGCCGACACCGGCCGCGGCATGAGCGAAGACGAGCAGGGCAACCTGTTCGACCGGTTCTACCGGGCCGACTCTGTACGCGGCTCCAGCGTGCACGGCACCGGGCTGGGCCTCAGCATCAGCCGGGAGATCATGCGCGAGCATGGCGGCGACCTCAGACTTGAATCCGTCAAAGGCAAGGGAACCACGGCGATCGCCACGCTCCCGGTGAACAGAGGGTGA
- a CDS encoding putative bifunctional diguanylate cyclase/phosphodiesterase, whose translation METIKGAAVAGRVVFGLFAATALFFIVFSLIELILEGNPEHLFIAACAVVCAGVFEIPRFRLGALGFRSPVVGLPILVVLALEPAFAPRIALGLVCLGVLLVVVLTARRVEVAVYAAGLTGVGGVAFLATVALLHAVGSAEPVVAAGGAVAYIVTVVVIEALRRRFSGTPPQPATEHTYSAVRLVLVGGGYAVSCALIAMWTHPFFDLRTDTLAVAVTLVPLSVAAAGTILIQRGTAMRRRLAGVVAGVIDLNATNHFTKTGGQITPITLSPVNPTADLATVLLRAVHDTIGVESASIRHEPAGRGEIDVPVAITVLGGQYLVARRDVMDFPFTNDDRRALAALAHTADVVFTARESIGGLTIRANTDPLTGLPNYGAFQDALANINDHRDYSEALAVLFIDLDDFKRMNDRYGHQSGDEILSELGRRLSGVVRPYDVVARVGGDEFVVILTRLSSLAEAKLLAERIMEATGAPLAVGSFSINPILSIGLAYSAHRETDVNQLLRDADRSMLAIKKSRRRGGPANESSINISGHRSSQMNDIVARAIDEDLLELAFQPIVSLVTGQIWAFEALVRYTDPELGPLSPPSLVEKAKSLGRLDALTRQVAVKAMAAAADFRLIEPRIVCMTINVEAGQILPQRVGSFVEDLAERYPGISLCLELNERSVARVSTAVRAQADHLRDIGIMIALDDYGSQDSSVDALVRMPMDILKIDKSLVDDLDDVRQREVLTALQGFGDNLEYSMIVEGVENEAMAAHLSSLGIRSAQGFHYGVPRSFEKTLARLEEFGAAAVLPVRAVSGLSL comes from the coding sequence GTGGAGACAATCAAAGGGGCAGCGGTGGCGGGCCGGGTGGTTTTCGGCCTGTTCGCGGCCACGGCGCTCTTCTTCATCGTCTTCTCGCTGATCGAACTGATCCTCGAGGGCAACCCTGAGCACCTCTTCATCGCGGCTTGCGCTGTGGTCTGCGCGGGCGTGTTCGAGATCCCGCGCTTCCGCCTGGGCGCGCTCGGGTTCCGCAGCCCGGTGGTCGGCCTGCCGATCCTGGTCGTCCTCGCGCTTGAGCCGGCCTTCGCCCCCCGCATCGCCCTGGGTCTGGTCTGCCTCGGTGTGCTGCTCGTGGTGGTGCTCACCGCACGCCGGGTCGAAGTGGCCGTCTACGCGGCCGGTCTCACCGGCGTCGGCGGCGTCGCCTTCCTCGCCACGGTCGCCCTGCTCCACGCCGTCGGCTCCGCCGAACCTGTCGTAGCCGCCGGCGGTGCTGTCGCCTACATCGTCACTGTCGTCGTGATCGAGGCGCTCCGCCGCCGGTTCTCCGGCACCCCGCCCCAGCCCGCCACCGAACACACCTACTCCGCCGTTCGCCTGGTGCTCGTCGGCGGCGGCTACGCGGTGTCCTGTGCCCTGATCGCCATGTGGACGCATCCGTTCTTCGACCTGCGCACCGACACCCTGGCGGTGGCGGTCACCCTCGTGCCGCTCAGCGTCGCGGCCGCGGGCACCATCCTCATCCAGCGCGGAACCGCGATGCGCCGCCGGCTGGCCGGGGTGGTCGCGGGCGTCATCGACCTGAACGCCACCAATCACTTCACCAAGACCGGCGGGCAGATCACGCCCATCACCCTCAGCCCCGTCAACCCCACCGCCGACCTCGCCACGGTGCTGCTGCGCGCCGTGCACGACACCATCGGCGTCGAATCCGCCAGCATCCGGCACGAGCCCGCCGGCCGCGGCGAGATCGACGTGCCGGTGGCCATCACCGTTCTCGGCGGCCAGTACCTGGTGGCCCGTCGCGATGTGATGGATTTCCCCTTCACCAACGACGACCGGCGCGCCCTCGCGGCGCTCGCGCACACCGCCGACGTGGTCTTCACCGCACGGGAGAGCATCGGCGGCCTCACCATCCGCGCCAACACCGACCCGCTCACCGGGCTGCCCAACTACGGCGCCTTCCAGGACGCCCTCGCGAACATCAACGACCACCGTGACTACTCCGAGGCCCTGGCCGTGCTGTTCATCGACCTCGACGACTTCAAGCGGATGAACGACCGCTACGGCCACCAATCCGGCGACGAGATCCTCAGCGAACTCGGCCGCCGGCTCAGCGGCGTCGTGCGCCCGTACGACGTCGTCGCCCGGGTCGGCGGCGACGAGTTCGTCGTGATCCTCACCCGGCTGTCCTCCCTCGCCGAGGCGAAGCTGCTCGCCGAACGCATCATGGAGGCCACGGGCGCCCCGCTCGCCGTGGGCAGCTTCAGCATCAACCCCATCCTCAGCATCGGCCTGGCCTACTCCGCGCACCGGGAGACGGATGTCAACCAGCTGCTGCGCGACGCAGACCGCAGCATGCTCGCCATCAAGAAGTCCCGCCGCCGCGGCGGCCCCGCCAACGAGAGCAGCATCAACATCTCCGGGCACCGTTCCTCGCAGATGAACGACATCGTCGCCCGCGCCATCGACGAGGACCTCCTCGAACTGGCCTTCCAACCCATCGTGAGCCTCGTCACCGGCCAGATCTGGGCGTTCGAGGCCCTTGTGCGCTACACCGACCCCGAGCTCGGCCCGCTGTCGCCGCCCTCCCTGGTGGAGAAGGCCAAGAGCCTCGGCCGGCTCGACGCGCTCACCCGGCAGGTGGCCGTCAAGGCCATGGCCGCGGCGGCCGACTTCCGGCTCATCGAACCGCGTATCGTCTGCATGACCATCAACGTGGAGGCGGGCCAGATCCTGCCCCAACGAGTGGGTTCGTTCGTCGAAGACCTGGCCGAACGCTACCCCGGCATCTCGCTCTGCCTGGAGCTGAACGAGCGCTCCGTGGCCCGCGTCTCTACCGCCGTGCGTGCCCAGGCCGACCACCTGCGTGACATCGGCATCATGATCGCGCTCGACGACTACGGCTCCCAGGACTCCTCGGTCGACGCCCTCGTGCGGATGCCCATGGACATCCTCAAGATCGACAAGAGCCTCGTCGACGACCTCGACGATGTGCGCCAGCGCGAGGTGCTCACGGCGCTGCAGGGCTTCGGCGACAACCTCGAGTACTCGATGATCGTGGAGGGTGTCGAGAACGAGGCCATGGCCGCCCACCTGTCCTCGTTGGGTATCCGGAGCGCACAGGGATTCCACTACGGGGTGCCGCGCAGTTTCGAGAAGACCCTCGCCCGCCTGGAGGAATTCGGAGCGGCCGCCGTACTGCCTGTGCGCGCCGTGTCTGGGTTGTCGCTGTAA
- a CDS encoding aspartate-semialdehyde dehydrogenase, producing the protein MTSTVATSTAPSSTRAGINIGVVGATGQVGAVVRRLLEERDFPVASIRYFASARSAGTTLPWKHEQIVVEDASTADPTGLDVAIFSAGATLSKSQAPRFAAAGVTVVDNSSGWRMDPDVPLVVSEVNPEAIDRAVKGIIANPNCTTMAAMPVLKVLHDEAGLERLIVSTYQAVSGSGLAGAQELATQIRAAASDDNLFQLVHDGSSVSMPEPTVYKRPIAFDVIPLAGSIVDDGLFETDEEKKLRNESRKILELPDLLVSGTCVRVPVFTGHSLSINVEFARPISVARATELLSDAPGVQLTDIPTPLQAAGADPSFVGRIRQDPGVPNGRGLALFISNDNLRKGAALNAVQIAELLAAKLTVG; encoded by the coding sequence GTGACCAGCACCGTAGCCACCAGCACCGCACCCAGCAGCACCCGCGCCGGCATCAACATCGGCGTCGTGGGCGCCACCGGCCAGGTCGGTGCCGTGGTGCGCCGTCTGCTCGAGGAGCGCGACTTCCCGGTCGCCAGCATCCGTTACTTCGCGTCGGCGCGCTCCGCGGGCACCACGCTGCCCTGGAAGCACGAGCAGATCGTGGTGGAGGACGCCTCAACGGCCGACCCCACCGGCCTGGATGTGGCCATCTTCTCGGCCGGCGCCACGCTGTCCAAGAGCCAGGCGCCGCGCTTCGCCGCCGCCGGGGTCACCGTGGTCGACAACTCGTCGGGCTGGCGGATGGACCCCGACGTGCCTTTGGTGGTCAGCGAGGTCAACCCGGAGGCCATCGACCGAGCCGTCAAGGGCATCATCGCCAACCCCAACTGCACGACCATGGCGGCCATGCCGGTGCTCAAGGTTCTGCACGACGAGGCCGGCCTCGAACGCCTCATCGTGAGCACCTACCAGGCGGTCTCCGGCAGCGGCCTGGCCGGCGCGCAGGAACTGGCCACGCAGATCCGCGCGGCCGCGAGCGACGACAACCTCTTCCAGCTCGTGCACGACGGTTCGTCGGTGAGCATGCCGGAGCCCACCGTGTACAAGCGGCCCATCGCGTTCGACGTCATCCCGCTTGCCGGGTCGATCGTCGACGACGGCCTGTTCGAGACCGACGAGGAGAAGAAGCTCCGCAACGAGAGCCGCAAGATCCTCGAGCTGCCCGACCTGCTCGTCTCCGGCACCTGCGTGCGTGTGCCGGTGTTCACCGGCCACTCGCTCTCGATCAACGTGGAGTTCGCCAGGCCCATCTCCGTCGCCCGGGCAACCGAGCTGCTCAGCGACGCTCCCGGAGTGCAGCTCACCGACATCCCCACGCCGTTGCAGGCGGCGGGCGCCGACCCGAGCTTCGTGGGACGTATCCGCCAGGATCCCGGGGTGCCGAACGGCCGTGGTCTGGCCCTGTTCATCAGCAACGACAACCTGCGCAAGGGTGCGGCGCTCAACGCCGTGCAGATCGCCGAACTCCTGGCCGCAAAACTCACGGTCGGATAA
- a CDS encoding aspartate kinase: MSLIVQKFGGSSVADAESIKRVAKRIVDTKKAGNDIVVAVSAMGDSTDELLDLAHQVTPIPAPRELDMLLTAGERISMALLAMAIKSMGYDARSFTGSQAGMITDAQHGAARIVDVTPGRLRDALDEGAIAIVAGFQGFNRDTKDITTLGRGGSDTTAVALAAALGADICEIYTDVDGIFTADPRVVPKAHKLERVSSEEMLELAAAGAKVLYIRAVEYARRHGVTLHVRSSFNNNTGTIVYNPGAISPYAAAVSNGETVEEPIIAGVAADLSEAKVTVVGVPDIPGKAAQIFKIVAKTNANVDMIVQNVSAASTGLTDISFTLPKSEGQQVLTALTNEQQNVGFAGLQYDDQIGKLALVGAGMRTNTGVSAKLFEALFEAGINIEMISTSEIRISVVTRADTINQALRVVHTAFGLDADDEAVVHGGTGR; encoded by the coding sequence GTGAGCCTGATCGTGCAGAAGTTCGGCGGATCATCCGTCGCCGACGCCGAGAGCATCAAACGCGTTGCCAAGCGCATCGTCGACACCAAGAAGGCCGGCAACGACATCGTCGTGGCCGTGTCCGCCATGGGCGACTCCACCGACGAGCTGCTGGACCTCGCCCACCAGGTCACCCCGATCCCGGCGCCGCGCGAGCTCGACATGCTGCTCACCGCGGGGGAGCGCATCTCCATGGCGCTGCTGGCCATGGCGATCAAGAGCATGGGCTACGACGCCCGCTCGTTCACCGGCAGCCAGGCCGGCATGATCACGGATGCCCAGCACGGCGCCGCCCGCATCGTCGACGTCACCCCGGGCCGGCTGCGCGACGCACTCGACGAGGGTGCCATCGCCATCGTCGCCGGCTTCCAGGGCTTCAACCGCGACACCAAGGACATCACCACCCTCGGCCGCGGCGGCTCTGACACCACGGCCGTGGCCCTCGCCGCCGCGCTCGGTGCCGACATCTGCGAGATCTACACGGATGTCGACGGCATCTTCACCGCCGACCCGCGCGTTGTGCCCAAGGCGCACAAGCTCGAACGGGTCTCCAGCGAGGAGATGCTCGAGCTCGCCGCCGCTGGTGCCAAGGTGCTCTACATTCGCGCGGTGGAATACGCCCGCCGCCACGGTGTGACCCTGCACGTGCGGTCATCGTTCAACAACAACACCGGCACCATCGTCTACAACCCGGGCGCCATCAGCCCGTACGCCGCCGCAGTATCGAATGGAGAGACAGTGGAAGAGCCCATCATCGCGGGGGTCGCGGCCGACCTCAGCGAGGCCAAGGTCACGGTCGTCGGCGTTCCCGACATCCCCGGCAAGGCCGCGCAGATCTTCAAGATCGTCGCCAAGACCAATGCCAACGTCGACATGATCGTGCAGAACGTCTCGGCCGCCTCCACCGGGCTGACCGACATCTCGTTCACCCTGCCCAAGTCCGAGGGCCAGCAGGTGCTCACCGCGCTCACCAACGAACAGCAGAACGTCGGCTTCGCCGGCCTGCAGTACGACGACCAGATCGGCAAGCTCGCTCTGGTGGGCGCCGGGATGCGCACCAACACCGGTGTCTCCGCGAAGCTGTTCGAGGCCTTGTTCGAGGCCGGCATCAACATCGAGATGATCTCCACCAGCGAGATCCGCATCTCGGTCGTCACCCGGGCCGACACCATCAACCAGGCTCTGCGCGTCGTGCACACGGCCTTCGGCCTGGACGCCGACGACGAGGCCGTTGTGCACGGCGGCACCGGCCGCTGA
- the recR gene encoding recombination mediator RecR: MYEGIVQELIDELGRLPGIGPKSAQRIAFHILQTKNFDVSHLANVLLEVRDKVKFCEICGNVSEQETCMICRDPRRNPTSICVVEEAKDVVAIERTREFKGLYHVLGGAISPIDGIGPDDLRIRQLMTRLADNTVQEVIIATDPNLEGEATATYLSRLLTTLDIKVSRLASGLPVGGDLEYADEVTLGRAFEGRRTVTS; the protein is encoded by the coding sequence ATGTACGAAGGAATCGTTCAGGAACTCATCGACGAGCTCGGTCGGCTGCCCGGTATCGGCCCCAAATCCGCGCAGCGGATCGCGTTCCACATCTTGCAGACCAAGAACTTCGACGTGTCACACCTGGCGAACGTACTGCTCGAGGTGCGCGACAAGGTGAAGTTCTGTGAGATCTGCGGCAACGTCTCCGAGCAGGAGACCTGCATGATCTGCCGCGACCCGCGCCGCAACCCCACCTCCATCTGCGTGGTCGAAGAGGCCAAGGATGTCGTCGCCATCGAACGCACCCGCGAGTTCAAGGGCCTGTACCACGTGCTCGGCGGAGCGATCAGCCCCATCGACGGCATCGGACCCGACGACCTGCGCATCCGTCAGCTGATGACGCGCCTGGCCGACAACACCGTGCAAGAGGTGATCATCGCCACCGATCCCAACCTCGAGGGCGAGGCCACTGCCACCTATCTGTCGCGTCTGCTGACGACCCTCGACATCAAGGTGAGCCGGCTGGCGTCGGGCCTGCCCGTGGGAGGCGACCTCGAGTACGCCGACGAGGTCACCCTCGGCCGTGCCTTCGAGGGGCGACGCACCGTCACCTCCTAG